In a genomic window of Streptomyces roseoviridis:
- a CDS encoding PhoH family protein, whose amino-acid sequence MVTSTKRRLSDRRTYVLDTSVLLADPSAMSRFEEHEVVLPIVVVTELEAKRHHPELGYFARQALRLLDDFRVRYGRLDAPLPIGDLGGTLRVELNHSDPGVLPAGYRLGDNDSRILAVARNLQAEGYDVTVVSKDLPLRIKASSVGLLAEEYRAELAITDSGWTGMSEVTLGADQIDLLYDQETLYVPEAAELPVHTGLVLQSERGKALGRVTADGSVRLVRGDREAFGIRGRSAEQRIALDLLLDPDVGIVSMGGRAGTGKSALALCAGLEAVLERRQHQKVMVFRPLYAVGGQELGYLPGTEAEKMSPWAQAVFDTLSAVASRDVIEEVLGRGMLEVLPLTHIRGRSLHDAFVIVDEAQSLERNVLLTVLSRIGANSRVVLTHDVAQRDNLRVGRYDGVVAVVEKLKGHPLFAHVTLTRSERSQIAALVTEMLEDGQI is encoded by the coding sequence GTGGTGACCAGCACTAAGCGCCGCTTGTCCGACAGGCGCACCTATGTTCTCGACACCAGCGTCCTGCTGGCCGACCCCAGCGCGATGTCCCGCTTCGAGGAGCACGAAGTGGTGCTTCCCATCGTCGTGGTGACCGAGCTGGAGGCCAAGAGGCACCACCCCGAGCTCGGCTACTTCGCCCGGCAGGCCCTGCGCCTCCTGGACGACTTCCGGGTCCGCTACGGACGCCTCGACGCCCCGCTCCCCATCGGGGACCTGGGCGGCACCCTGCGTGTCGAGCTCAACCACTCGGACCCCGGCGTCCTGCCGGCCGGCTACCGGCTGGGGGACAACGACTCGCGGATCCTCGCGGTCGCGCGCAACCTGCAGGCGGAGGGGTACGACGTCACCGTCGTCTCCAAGGACCTGCCGCTGCGGATCAAGGCATCCTCGGTGGGGCTCCTCGCGGAGGAGTACCGGGCCGAACTGGCCATCACCGACTCCGGCTGGACCGGAATGTCCGAAGTCACCCTCGGCGCCGACCAGATCGACCTCCTGTACGACCAGGAGACCCTGTACGTGCCGGAGGCGGCCGAACTGCCGGTGCACACCGGTCTCGTCCTGCAGTCCGAGCGCGGCAAGGCGCTCGGCCGGGTCACGGCCGACGGGAGCGTACGGCTCGTGCGCGGCGACCGGGAGGCCTTCGGCATCCGCGGCCGCAGCGCCGAGCAGCGGATCGCGCTCGACCTGCTGCTCGACCCGGACGTCGGCATCGTCTCCATGGGCGGCCGGGCCGGCACCGGCAAGTCGGCGCTGGCGCTGTGCGCGGGCCTGGAAGCGGTCCTGGAGCGCCGCCAGCACCAGAAGGTGATGGTGTTCCGTCCGCTGTACGCGGTCGGCGGACAGGAGCTCGGCTATCTGCCCGGCACCGAGGCCGAGAAGATGAGCCCCTGGGCCCAGGCCGTCTTCGACACGCTGTCGGCCGTGGCGAGCCGGGACGTGATCGAGGAGGTCCTCGGCCGCGGCATGCTGGAGGTGCTGCCGCTCACCCACATCCGGGGCCGCTCGCTGCACGACGCCTTCGTCATCGTGGACGAGGCCCAGTCCCTGGAGCGGAACGTGCTTCTGACCGTTCTGTCCCGGATCGGGGCGAATTCCCGGGTGGTCCTCACCCATGACGTCGCCCAGCGCGACAACCTGAGGGTCGGCCGGTACGACGGAGTCGTCGCCGTGGTCGAGAAACTGAAGGGCCATCCGCTCTTCGCGCACGTCACCCTCACCCGCTCCGAGCGCTCGCAGATCGCCGCGCTCGTGACCGAAATGCTGGAGGACGGCCAGATCTGA
- a CDS encoding isoprenyl transferase — MNLRDLVYGLYARRVEGRLDHAQVPKHIGVILDGNRRWAKASGGTPEQGHKAGADKIQELLGWCAETDVEVVTLWMLSTDNLNRPEEQLVPLLAIIEDAVRALAADGRWRVHHVGTLDLLPARTQSVLKEAEQATLGNTGILVNVAVGYGGRQEIADAVRSLLLEHAERGTSFEELAEIVDVEHISEHLYTRGQPDPDLVIRTSGEQRLSGFMLWQSAHSEYYFCEVHWPAFRKVDFLRALRDYAARHRRFGS; from the coding sequence GTGAACCTGCGCGACCTGGTGTACGGGCTCTACGCACGCCGGGTGGAAGGCCGCCTCGATCACGCCCAGGTGCCCAAGCACATCGGTGTGATCCTCGACGGCAACCGGCGCTGGGCCAAGGCTTCCGGCGGCACCCCGGAGCAGGGTCACAAGGCGGGCGCGGACAAGATCCAGGAGCTGCTCGGCTGGTGTGCCGAGACCGACGTCGAGGTCGTCACGCTCTGGATGCTCTCCACCGACAACCTGAACCGCCCCGAGGAGCAGCTGGTCCCGCTGCTCGCGATCATCGAGGACGCGGTGCGGGCGCTCGCCGCCGACGGCCGCTGGCGCGTCCACCACGTCGGCACCCTCGACCTGCTCCCGGCGCGCACCCAGTCCGTCCTGAAGGAGGCCGAGCAGGCCACCCTGGGCAACACCGGGATACTCGTGAACGTGGCCGTGGGCTACGGCGGCCGGCAGGAGATCGCCGACGCGGTCCGCTCGCTGCTCCTGGAGCACGCCGAGCGCGGCACCAGCTTCGAGGAGCTGGCGGAGATCGTCGACGTCGAGCACATCTCCGAGCACCTCTACACGCGCGGCCAGCCCGACCCCGACCTCGTGATCCGCACCAGCGGCGAGCAGCGCCTGTCCGGTTTCATGCTGTGGCAGAGCGCGCACTCGGAGTACTACTTCTGCGAGGTGCACTGGCCGGCCTTCCGCAAGGTCGACTTCCTGCGCGCGCTGCGCGACTACGCGGCCCGGCACCGCCGCTTCGGCAGCTGA
- the mgrA gene encoding L-glyceraldehyde 3-phosphate reductase translates to MTDSLPYRAAEDRYDSMEYRRTGRSGLRLPAISLGLWHNFGDDRTLDSQRAILRRAFDLGVTHFDLANNYGPPPGSAELNFGKIFAQDFAPYRDELIVSTKAGYLMHPGPYGEWGSRKYLMSSLDASLKRMGLDYVDIFYSHRFDPHTPLEETMGALASAVQQGKALYVGVSSYTSEQTAEAARILKEMGVPALIHQPSYSMINRWTEEDGLLDTLEAAGMGCISFVPLAQGLLTDKYLGGIPEGSRATQGKSLDPGLLSDEVLRRLHGLADIARRRGQSLAQLALTWVLRDERMTSALIGASSVAQLEENVAALAGAPLTEEELKEIDSFAVDTAGTNIWAGRG, encoded by the coding sequence GTGACTGATTCCCTTCCGTACCGCGCCGCCGAGGACCGCTACGACTCCATGGAGTACCGGCGCACCGGCCGCAGCGGGCTCAGGCTGCCCGCCATCTCGCTGGGCCTGTGGCACAACTTCGGCGACGACCGGACCCTCGACTCGCAGCGCGCAATCCTGCGCCGCGCCTTCGACCTGGGCGTCACCCACTTCGACCTGGCCAACAACTACGGACCGCCGCCCGGCTCCGCCGAGCTGAACTTCGGGAAGATCTTCGCCCAGGACTTCGCGCCGTACCGCGACGAACTGATCGTCTCGACGAAGGCCGGCTATCTGATGCACCCGGGTCCGTACGGCGAGTGGGGCTCCCGCAAGTACCTGATGTCCTCGCTCGACGCCTCCCTGAAGCGGATGGGCCTCGACTACGTCGACATCTTCTACTCCCACCGCTTCGACCCGCACACCCCGCTCGAGGAGACCATGGGGGCGCTGGCCTCCGCCGTGCAGCAGGGCAAGGCGCTGTACGTGGGCGTCTCCTCGTACACGAGCGAGCAGACCGCCGAGGCCGCGCGGATCCTGAAGGAGATGGGCGTCCCGGCCCTGATCCACCAGCCCTCGTACTCGATGATCAACCGCTGGACGGAGGAGGATGGACTCCTCGACACCCTGGAGGCGGCCGGGATGGGCTGCATCTCCTTCGTGCCGCTGGCGCAGGGCCTGCTCACCGACAAGTACCTGGGGGGCATCCCCGAGGGCTCCCGGGCCACCCAGGGCAAGTCCCTCGACCCCGGCCTGCTCTCCGACGAGGTGCTGCGCCGCCTGCACGGCCTCGCGGACATCGCGCGCCGGCGCGGGCAGTCGCTCGCCCAGCTGGCCCTGACGTGGGTGCTGCGCGACGAGCGGATGACCTCGGCCCTGATCGGCGCGTCGAGCGTGGCGCAGCTGGAGGAGAACGTGGCGGCCCTCGCCGGGGCGCCGCTGACGGAGGAGGAGCTGAAGGAGATCGACTCCTTCGCCGTCGACACCGCGGGCACCAACATCTGGGCCGGCCGGGGCTGA
- a CDS encoding DUF2079 domain-containing protein — translation MRTIDEKASPNRQEAAALPDPPAPAYTPLVRHLPWAWAAALCLLYATVAVRRHLLLRTTGYDLGIFEQAVRAYAELRAPVVPLRGEGFNLLGDHFHPLLAVLAPLYRLATSPLTLLVAQSALLALAAVPLVRWALRAVGRRGAHAVAAGYGLSWGIASAAAFDFHEVALAVPLLAFSLEALGHRRWRAAVAWAAPLLLVKEDLGLTLAAIGAYVAWKGPRPLGVTTAAAGLLGSLLQIKVLLPALAPTGGYVHGGNLAATRESLLSALAHAPLDLLRPETKATMLVLVFAPSALLALRSPLALIALPTLGWRLASENGFHWGTAFHYSAVLMPVVFAGLLDVLGRETNRRTVRAALATVLAVTAVLVPSFPLAQIAQRATWRTTGHVEAARALLARIPDGATVAASNRLAPQLTSRCTVVLFPTFPVAGRLYEPGREDLPPPTADWIVHDAEAPEAWPYPKGHWPYPLEQQLAELRAAREKHGYAVVAVRDGITLLHRTPVPRPAATGPARPRPASGRP, via the coding sequence ATGCGGACAATCGACGAGAAAGCGTCACCGAACCGACAGGAGGCGGCGGCGCTCCCCGACCCGCCCGCCCCCGCGTACACGCCCCTCGTCCGGCACCTCCCCTGGGCCTGGGCCGCCGCCCTCTGCCTCCTGTACGCCACCGTCGCCGTACGCCGTCACCTCCTTCTGCGCACCACGGGCTACGACCTCGGCATCTTCGAGCAGGCCGTCCGCGCCTACGCCGAACTCCGCGCCCCCGTCGTCCCCCTGCGCGGCGAGGGCTTCAACCTCCTCGGCGACCACTTCCACCCGCTCCTCGCCGTCCTCGCACCCCTCTACCGCCTCGCGACCTCCCCGCTCACCCTGCTCGTCGCCCAGTCCGCGCTCCTCGCGCTCGCCGCCGTCCCCCTGGTCCGCTGGGCGCTGCGCGCCGTCGGCCGCCGCGGCGCCCACGCCGTCGCCGCCGGATACGGGCTGAGCTGGGGCATCGCCTCCGCCGCCGCCTTCGACTTCCACGAGGTCGCCCTCGCCGTCCCCCTGCTCGCCTTCTCCCTGGAAGCGCTCGGCCACCGGCGCTGGCGGGCCGCCGTCGCCTGGGCCGCGCCACTGCTGCTCGTCAAGGAGGACCTGGGGCTCACCCTCGCCGCCATCGGCGCGTACGTGGCCTGGAAGGGCCCGCGCCCGCTCGGCGTCACGACCGCCGCCGCCGGGCTCCTCGGGTCCCTCCTGCAGATCAAGGTCCTGCTGCCCGCCCTCGCCCCCACCGGCGGCTACGTCCACGGCGGCAACCTGGCCGCCACCCGCGAATCCCTGCTGTCCGCGCTCGCCCACGCCCCGCTCGACCTGCTGCGCCCGGAGACCAAGGCGACCATGCTGGTCCTGGTCTTCGCGCCGTCCGCGCTGCTCGCCCTGCGCTCGCCGCTCGCCCTGATCGCCCTGCCCACCCTGGGCTGGCGGCTGGCCTCGGAGAACGGCTTCCACTGGGGCACGGCGTTCCACTACAGCGCGGTCCTCATGCCGGTCGTCTTCGCCGGGCTCCTCGACGTCCTCGGCCGCGAGACGAACCGCCGCACCGTCCGCGCCGCCCTCGCCACCGTCCTCGCCGTGACCGCCGTCCTCGTCCCCTCCTTCCCACTGGCCCAGATCGCCCAGCGGGCCACCTGGCGCACCACCGGGCACGTGGAGGCCGCGCGGGCGCTCCTCGCCCGGATCCCCGACGGCGCGACCGTCGCTGCCTCCAACCGGCTGGCGCCGCAGCTCACCTCGCGCTGCACGGTCGTCCTCTTCCCCACCTTCCCGGTCGCCGGGCGGCTCTACGAGCCCGGCCGCGAGGACCTGCCGCCGCCGACGGCGGACTGGATCGTCCACGACGCCGAGGCCCCCGAGGCATGGCCGTACCCGAAGGGCCACTGGCCCTACCCCCTGGAGCAGCAGCTGGCGGAACTGCGGGCGGCCCGCGAGAAGCACGGCTACGCGGTCGTGGCCGTACGCGACGGGATCACCCTGCTGCACCGCACCCCGGTGCCCCGCCCCGCCGCCACCGGACCCGCGCGTCCCCGCCCCGCATCGGGCCGTCCTTGA
- a CDS encoding prepilin peptidase, with product MSIAFVSAAALWGAAAGLLVPRAAYRLSVAPDEPWRSRCPAGHAFAGPARGWLGMPGRAGCATTSAPLAAPLLTALVCAALAAATGVPRPELFVWLLAAPFGTLLACVDVRVHRLPDRLTLPLAAALPLLLAVVVTLPYAAGSWTHSLLGALVLGGGYLLLFLLHPNGMGFGDVKLAVPIGAALGWYGWGVLFAGAFAGFLLGALYGLGLVVTRRAARGAAIPFGPFMLAGALLGLLLGAFTALP from the coding sequence CTGTCGATCGCCTTCGTCAGCGCCGCCGCCCTGTGGGGCGCGGCGGCCGGGCTGCTCGTCCCCCGGGCCGCGTACCGGCTGTCCGTCGCCCCCGACGAGCCCTGGCGCTCCCGCTGCCCCGCGGGCCACGCCTTCGCCGGGCCGGCCCGGGGCTGGCTGGGCATGCCGGGGCGGGCCGGCTGCGCGACGACCTCCGCGCCGCTCGCCGCGCCGCTGCTCACCGCGCTCGTCTGCGCCGCGCTCGCGGCGGCCACCGGGGTGCCCCGGCCCGAGCTGTTCGTCTGGCTGCTCGCCGCACCCTTCGGCACCCTTCTCGCCTGTGTCGACGTGCGCGTCCACCGGCTGCCCGACCGGCTGACCCTGCCGCTCGCCGCCGCCCTGCCGCTGCTCCTCGCGGTGGTCGTGACGCTGCCGTACGCGGCCGGCTCCTGGACGCACAGCCTGCTCGGCGCGCTCGTGCTCGGCGGCGGCTATCTGCTGCTGTTCCTGCTCCACCCGAACGGCATGGGCTTCGGTGACGTGAAGCTGGCCGTGCCGATCGGGGCGGCCCTCGGCTGGTACGGCTGGGGCGTGCTGTTCGCCGGGGCCTTCGCCGGTTTCCTGCTCGGCGCGCTGTACGGGCTCGGACTCGTCGTCACCCGGCGCGCGGCCCGCGGCGCCGCGATCCCCTTCGGGCCGTTCATGCTCGCCGGCGCGCTCCTCGGCCTCCTGCTCGGCGCGTTCACCGCCCTGCCCTGA